The Silene latifolia isolate original U9 population chromosome X, ASM4854445v1, whole genome shotgun sequence genome contains the following window.
GCTGAAGATCATcgttgttatagatcgttatatggttttacatattttgtcctattcatggctacaatcaatcacgtcagaagaaatggatactcgtcaaggaagattcggagaccctcttatggatgaaagccttttgcggcgaatcgatgatagagactctgttgtagtgtttcattctttgaacaaTAATTTATTTCAtatggttgtaatcgatttgtatccgattgagTTTGACATATGTTGTATatgtcgtatgactttttattaatgataatgatcttttctAAAAAAAAATGATCAAAATAAGGGTATGTCGTATGAGgctacaattggtctcccttgtgacgggttaccatttgtggcggatattttgtgagttaaaatggtaacaaaatgggttagtggagaaagggaaccacataaatagtgttgcagagagagaaaaagtggataCTTTgtggatatgtgccgtcacaaacaagaatttgtgatgagGCTATGAGCTAACAACTTTTAATAAATAACCAATCTAAATAACCAATCTAAGGCAAGAATCGCGTCACCGAATGAATAACGTAACCAGTACGAATTCCACATTATTAAACAATGACATTTCTTTGACTAACATAAATTCTCCACTTTGAACACACTGAATCAACCCAgaatattcaaacaaggcaaaaTCATCAATAAACTTGTCGTAAACCGtctcatataataataatataatgtcCGACGCCGGTTTACAAGTTCTCGACGGAGCACCACTCGCCGCCGCCGCAACCGCCACCGCACCGCCGGAATTGTCTTCCACCGCCACCGTAGACCGCGTCATTGAGATCGCCGACTTGCGAGCTTCCGAGCTTCTCCATGGCGTCTCGCTTCCGTCGAATGTAAAATCCGCTGCTCTTCAAAGCGTCGGTTTCAATTTGTCGCAAGATCAGCAGCAGCGGGAACTTGATCAAGAACAAGCTGAGGTGTTGTTTCGTGGTTATATCTCCGCGATCGCCGATCAATTGAAAGGTTATTTCTACTACTAGTACTGCCGATTTGACGAATTATTGATTTTGAGCTTGTTTGAGCTATTTTGAAGAATTTGTTAGGGTTTTAGATCGCTCAGAttcattgtttatgtttattgttgtAGGCGATGTATCGTTTTTTATAATGTTGACGATGAtcgaattgaactgaactgaactgaggtGAGGTGAAGTGAAATTAAGTCGGAAAGAACGGAGCTTTAGTAGTAATGAATATATCGTCAATATATCATTCTGAGCTTTGTTCAAGTTTTTGTTAGGGTTTTAGATTGCTGAGATTCGTTGTTTATGTTTATTGTAGAATGCTGTTGGAAGTAGAATGTTATCGTTGATGTATTGTTTTTGAAGATGTTGTCGAGGATTGAAATGAATTGAAGTGAACTGAATGAGCTGAAGTGAAATTAAGTCTGAAAGAACGGAGTTTTAATAGTATGAATATATCGTCGTTGTGTCATTCTGAGCTTTCTTTAAGTTTTTGTTAGGGTTGTAGATTGCTGAGATGAGTAGGCTGAGTGAAGTAGAATGTGATTGTCGATGTATCATTTCTGAAAATGTTGACGAGGATCGAAATGAATTGAACTGGAATGAATTGAGGCGAAGTGAAGTGAAATTAAGTGTGAAAGAACAGAGGTCCATGTATCATTCTGAGCTTTGTTCGAGTTTTTGTTAGGGTTTTAGAACACTGTGATTTGTTTTTTTATGTCTATTGGAGTAGGCCGAGTGAAGTAGAATGTTATCCTTAATGTATCATTGTTGTAAATGTTGATGAGGATTGAAATGAATTGAATTGGACTGAGGTGAAGTGAAATCAGGATCAAAAGAATAGAGCCGCAGTAATTAATTTATGGTCGATGTATCAATCTGAGCTAGTgagctttgttgtttatgtttgttGCAGTAGGCTGTGTAAAGTAGAATGTTTAGATGTATCATTTTTCGAAAAAATGTTGTTGAGGATTAGGTTCTGTTCTTTTGGACTAAAACGAGCTAAACTGAATGAACTTATTTGAAGAACAAAATTGTACTGAGCTGAAGTGAAGTAAGGTgaatttaagtccaaaagaatagggTCTTTGAAATGAATGTATTATTTTGAGCTTTGTTCAAGTTTTTGTCAGGTTTTTAGATCACTGAGATTTGTTGTTTATGTTGAAGTAGGCCAAATAAAGTAGGAGTTATAATATGTTGGTAATGTTGCATAACATATTTAACGAGAATTAGTCATGAACATTTGTAGGGTTTATCTGGCATGTTTGTAATTACTGTGGTCAAAATGACGAAATCGTGTTTTATTGTGTCATACTAGCTAGCCTTTTCGTGTTTACTGAGTTTCTCCAAATTGAAACTGAAATGAACATTCCTGAGGATTTGCTTGTAAATTCTGTGACTGCAAATGTTGCTGAATGCTAAAAGGTTGTGTTTATGTTTTGAGCCTTTTTcatgttattttatttttttagatcGTTGAGAACGTTGttgtttatctttatcgttttgAGGCTAAGTAGTATATTATCGACTTATCGTTGATGTTATCATTTTTGAAAgttgaacaattttttttaaacgaGGATTAGTAATGAACATTTCTAGGGTTTACGCGGAATTTGTTCTCTAGTAATGAGATTAAGGGGATCATTAATTCATTCGTGGTTTCATTCTCTCATCTGCAGATGATCCACTTGTAGTATCAGTTTTGGACGGGAACACCATTCGTCTGTTTTTGGAAGATGAAGATGATTTTGCAATGCTGGCCGAAAATCTATTCACAGACTTGGACATAGAAGATGAGGGCAAGCTAAGCAAGAGTGAAGTACGGAGTGCTTTAGTTCATATGGGAGTTGAAATGGGTGTCCCTCCTCTTACAGGTTCGTATTCAGATAATTGTAATTTGTACGTCAATATAAATCTCTACTAATCTACTATTTGTTCGTGTTTTATTAGTTTTGAAGGCTAGTGACTGTAACTTGATCTGAAATATACGAAATTTATTTATTAGTATTCAATACGGTCATTTGAGTAGGATATGTGCATGTTTCTTGACACCTCAACTTTGAGCAGATAGCCCTTTGGGTAGGTTAATTATCAGGATTGCCTAGAGGCTCGAGGGTTACGTCTAATGTTGTGTGCGTGAACTGTTATATTTTCCCTGGCTGGTCAGGGACTTTGAGTAACATAAAACTTCAAGAATTACTGTGAATGGAATAAAGTTTGGATTAAAGTTGGCTTCTCTTTATTGTAGCTTATACCATgcaaagaaaataaaattttcaTGTCGAGTAACTTTTTTATTGCATTGCTGGTATTGAAGTGATCTTAGATTGGTCATAATAAGATATGAAGTCGCAaatatttttacaaaaaaaaaaaacggaggtGAAGCAAATATTGATTAAAAAAAATGTGATTCTTATCCGTTGTCGGTGCATTTGAACATTGGGATCATATGGTAATGTAAGCTACCCAGCATAGTCCCTTAAGCCACTCTATAGCTTGGCAGTGCATCCAGTACACCAGTCACTAGACTGGCTATATCAATTCATCTGGCTTTTCTCCGTGCCTTCTCATCTTTCGCCATAGTTGTATAAGGCAGATGTGTTTACATTGGCGAGTCAGTGATGCTTGTCCTCACTGTACTTCACCGTCTGCCACTCACCAAGCCAGATGTACAAGTTCTTCTATTGTTAATTATCTTTGCTGCATTGTAAATGCTCTAAAACTAAAGTCGCGGTTATTGCTTATCAGATTTTTCGGTGATAAATGACATTTTGAAGAAATATGGAGCTGAAGGAGAGGAAAAATTAGGGCAGGCGCAATTTGCTCAATTACTACAgccaattttacaagatgttgcAGATGCTTTGGCGCTTAAGCATGTCACTGTCATTCAGAATGTCAAAATAACAAATGGTTCTAAGCTAGCAAAGGTAACTATCTCGTATCCTAGTCCCTTCGTTCTGAATTTCGACAAATTCTGTCATCTAGTAACAACTCCCTATTATCGTTCCTTTATCTTCCAAAATTGTCTCAAAAAAGGCTTTCACATTACCGCAATGATTAGCAAATGTCATTGAACAATACGATTCATGACCAACTTTCAACAATCCGTAAGGTTATTTGCATGGAAAGTAAAAGATTCCGTAAATGCTGAAATTTGTGTGTATTTGGTTTACAAAACAGCTACTGTCCGACAAGAAACAAATTGATGAAATCATAGAGAAGATATATTCCCAAAAGGACGATGTCAAGAATGCACAAGACTGTATAGAATTGATTAGGAGTTACCTGGAAAAGAATGGTAAAGAATTAGGGTTACCTCCCTTAGAAGGCAATGAAGTGGTAATTCTTCTACATGATGCAATTTTTACTGAAATCAGCAAAGAGTCTAAGACTAAAACATTCGAAAAGAGTGATTTTGAAGATCTAGTGATGACGATCCTCCAGAAATTTGTAGTTCAATTACAAGCCAATCCGGTATTCCATGATTCCGAGAATTGAGTTTAGTGAAACCTttgtatccttcatggatttatATTATGAATGTATCTTATTACACCGGCCCCCTTGTTTAATAAGACCGACTCCTGTGAATTATATACACTCGACATTATATATATGAGAATATGAGATTACTAGTGTGCTTTTTTCTTGAATTcttttgggatattctctcgtgtacccctcgactttttcattttctatgatatatccctcttttcatgcaaaaaaactttgaccgtcaataactttTGGGTACAAATTCAgaatatgataaaaaaaatttccaaattgaccgtctttaagaggtcttcatttgaaaaaaaattcaccgacgtctcaactcgtagtcgggaattatggccggtcaaagtttattcgttaaaaaatgtttgaccaaccataactaccagCTATGAGTCCAAaatggtgatttttttttttcaagttcaaggccttgacgagataattggtttgaaa
Protein-coding sequences here:
- the LOC141619553 gene encoding uncharacterized protein LOC141619553 — translated: MSDAGLQVLDGAPLAAAATATAPPELSSTATVDRVIEIADLRASELLHGVSLPSNVKSAALQSVGFNLSQDQQQRELDQEQAEVLFRGYISAIADQLKDDPLVVSVLDGNTIRLFLEDEDDFAMLAENLFTDLDIEDEGKLSKSEVRSALVHMGVEMGVPPLTDFSVINDILKKYGAEGEEKLGQAQFAQLLQPILQDVADALALKHVTVIQNVKITNGSKLAKLLSDKKQIDEIIEKIYSQKDDVKNAQDCIELIRSYLEKNGKELGLPPLEGNEVVILLHDAIFTEISKESKTKTFEKSDFEDLVMTILQKFVVQLQANPVFHDSEN